Genomic window (Ruminococcus flavefaciens AE3010):
ACGATCATCTGACCATAGCACTTGGGCATCTGCTGAAAAGAGAACTCGAGTGGATCAATAGGACACATTTCAAAGTCACTGACAACAACTTTTCTTCCTGTTGCTTTCCATGTATTATTCATATTTTCCTCCTGTTCTGCCTTTAGGCAAGGCAACGTCAATCGTGATGGTTATCTCTTGTTGACCCCAAAATACCTCCTCACAAAGGGTTTACGTATGAGTGAGTAAAACAAGTAGTAGATTTTTTTATGTGTGCCTCCCGGCGCTCTATTTGTGCGTCCTTCCCGACGAACTTGTCAAGCTGCTGAAATAAGAAAAAGACGTTATATTTGGATACACTACACCCGTAGGTATAATGATTCAAATACAACGTCTTATTTTTGCCTGTGCTAATATCTTATCACACTTCAAAGCAGATGTCAATATGATAAAATAATAATTATGAAATAACCAACAGCTGTTAGTATGCATACTTATTGCTGCTTGGCTTCACACTCTTTTTTCAGGATAAGAGCAAGTACACCTGTCATAGCGATAAGAGATACAAAATCATTTGAAGATAAGCTGCAATATGTATCTGTGGGGCTGATGAAATCCATAATATAGTTATAAATAGCTGCGATAGCACTCATAACATATATAACCTTAAAAATTGTAAATACGATGATCTCTGACTTTTTCATGATAAATACTTCCTTTCGGTATAAAAGATTTCGTGTATTCGGAGTATCTCCGTTTCCATGATCTTATTATACTTCATGAAAAGACATTTGTCCTGTGTTGAAACTTACGAAACATTACAGTTTTGAAATGTAACATTGATCTTCTAATAAATAATATATGTATAGAAAAAGCGAAAAATAGAACGCTGCCCGAAGGCAGCGGTAATATATTAATCACAAAATGTCACTAACGGAAAAGAGTGCAGCTTTACCAGAGATGATAACCATATCTCCCGCACACTCGCAGTAAAGGATACCTGTACGTTTGGAAGCTTGGAATGCCGTTATATTGGGCTTGTTCAGACGTTTGCACCAGTATGGAGCAATCATGCAGTGAGTTGAACCGGTCACTGGATCTTCATTCATACCATACTTGGGAGCGAATATTCTGGATATACAGTCGTATTCGGAACCTTTTGCAGTAACAGCAACACAAGCTCCGTCCAGTTTGGAGATAAGCTCCATATCCGGTTGTAAGTCTCGTACTTCGTCTTCATTCCTGAGAATGAACAGTATATCTCGGTCCTTGTATGCAGCAAGAGGTATAGTACCGAGAGCTTCGATCATGGTATCAGTTATCTCTATATGTTCCAGTTTATAAGCCGGAAACTCCATTCTTATCATATCATCAGACCTGCATACGGTAAACTCACCGATCTGGCCGTAGAAGTTGAGTGTATCAGAATCCTGCTCCTGATAATTGAAGAGGACAAAAGCAGTAGCAAGAGTAGCATGTCCGCAGAAGTCTATTTCGCTTTTAGAAGTGAACCAGCGGATATGATACCGATTATTCTCTTTTATTACAAACGCTGTTTCGGATAGGTTATTCTCAGCAGCTATACTCTGCATGATTTCTTCACTTGGGAAGTTATCAAGTACGCATACAGCAGCAGGATTTCCCGAGAATATTTTATCCGTGAATGCATCAACGATGTATTGTTTCATGTACTCCTCCTCAACCTTCACGCCTGCGATTATAATTGATATCAGACATGTTTTTGTCTCGGTATTCTTAATATCCAAACTGATCCTGTATCCAGTGATATCCAGGATGGCGCAAACCTGTTTCACAAAAATACAGAACAATATCTTTCAAAACATTCCTGTCATAACACATCATACGTTCTTCCGGACATACGTTGATTATCAAAGGAACACTATCTGTATTTCCGCTACCGTTGTCAAAATAGTATACTTCTTCGTCACCGTTGAGCCATCCAATAAAGGCGTTTCTATCAGGTGAAAATTCAACTTCCAAACAATAATCCTCTATTTCACAGGAAAAATGATTTTCATGAAGAAAAGCAATGATATCATCTTCTTTTGATATCCTATGGCCATTGATAGTCAGCTTGTTATTGATCATGTTCTATACCACCTCACTGGTGAATTATTAGTCGGTAGCTTACGAGTATAATAGCACATCACAGCATAAGTGTCAAGTATTCGAGAAAAAATGTTGCAGTAGTTAATTATAACATAGTAAAGAACAGCTCTTCCGGCACAAAGGCCGGAAGTTAAGTATATAATACAAGCTGTACTTTTGGGTGGGGCAATAATTATATATATCTATTTCAGTTTAAGAATCAATCCTCATAGTCATGAGGAACGAATACCTTAGGAATTTCAACCTCTGTTCCATCCTCTTTTCTGATAATAAGTTTGGTAGGTTGACCGGTTACATCAGCCATATTCTGAGCCAATGCAAAATTGGTGCTATTATCAGCGTACAACATTGAGCCATCGTTTATGTTTGTAGGACTCACTGCTGTATGGTTATGATACCAATTCCACTCTCTGTCCTTGTAGTGAGTACCGGTTGCAGCAAGATGAGAATCGGTGATATCTTTAAATATTTCTTTTGTGAGTTCCATTGCTTTCTCAGCAGTTGGAGCTGTTTCGCCTGTGAACGCTGTCATGTAGTGAAACACAGGCGTTTTGTCTTGGTTGTCCCAGAACTTAGCAACGGACTGGAACTGGCGCATGGCTTCTTTAGAATCATTAGGATTGATTCCGAAGCCTTCTTTCAGCACCTGATCCTTTCCAATCGGGTAATTTACGACGTTTTTCAAGCATTTATCGTCGCCATTAGTGTGCTTTATCACTTTAATATATTCCATAGTTTTCTGACCTCCTCGTATACTTCTAATGCCTCTTGTGGCATATTGGGTTTAAGATCCTCATACTTCTTGTTCTTAGCATTCTCCAGATCATACATCAAAGCTGGTGTAAGTGGGATTGGATAATGCTTGAGTCTGTATCTTGTTTCTTCTGAAAAGGAAATACCCTTATCCTTAGCATTCTTATCAAGCTCATTATACAAAGACTGTGGTACTTTCACCGGTAAAGGTACCATGGGATCCTTTGGTGCTTTATTATTGTTTTTTTCATTATGATCTGACATATAGATCACTCCTAACATATTATTAATTCCGTAGATGTTGTTTCTATACTCTCGGACTATACCCATTAGGAATACATCTTAATATTAAATATATTAATTACAGGATATAAGTATAGAATAAACGTAATACGGAATTTACATAGTAGTACAAATTTCGGAATAAAAATACTCAGTCTATTTTTGCATTTTCCTTTGGAGTATGATATAATGAACTCAATAGATTCTGGAGGAAGAATACTTTGAAAGTCTTTGATTTTGATAATACCCTATATCACGGAGAGAGTGCAGTTGATCTTGCCTTATACATGATAAAGAACAACAGGAAGATCATTCTTTACCTGCCTAAGATCTTCATAAACCTGATAAAGTACAAACTATGTCTGGTTAATAAGAGAAAGATCGTTGCTGCTATCAATGACTTCCTGAATAATGTTATCCGCAGCAAGGAAGAACTATACGGTGCTGTAGAAGGCTTCTGGTAGAAGAACAGATACAAACTGGACAGGAAGATGCTCAGCAAAATAAATAGCGAAGATGTAATTATAACAGCAGGACCTGACTTCCTGATAAACGGTATACGAGATCTTATCAATACCGACCATATCATTAGCAGCAGGCTTGATACCGACAAGATGAAAGTTGCGTATCTTAATTTCGGGGAGAACAAAGTTAAAGGATATATGGCTTTATATGGAGATAAACGTATAGATTATTTCTTTACCGATTCATATAACGATAAGGCACTCATGGATATATCTGAAAGAGTGTATATCGTAAAAAAAAGGCAGACTCAGCAGAATAAAATAGCGAGTCTGCGCAAGAGAATATATAGATAAAGGCGGCTTTCGAGCCGCCTATTTTAATGTGGAATTCATGTTATATCATTCGGTAGGAAGTTCTGTTTTAGGTAATCCGTCATCATACCTCGGATATAATTGGTATGAAAACAGCCCTCATATATTTTCAGCTCCACATTGGCGCCGTGAGCTTTGAGCCTTTCATAGAGCGCTTTCGAGCCCTCTACCATATCATCGCCGTCACCGCAGTCTACTTCGATATCTTCTTTTTCGCCCACGCATATGAACACGTTCTTATCCATAGTTTCGTTGCGGTCAAAATAGTCGAATTCTCTTTGAAATGCATAAGGATCTTTGATAATGCTCAGATCAATATCGCCCTTATATGGATTATCATCATAATAAGAATCGCTAAACGCCGGACTTCCTATTATGTAGTTCTTAAAGGGCTGATACTCATATTTATCGGAATTGCAGAGGGCGTAGTCTGCAAACGGGCCTCCGCTGGAGTGCCCGAATAAAACAGAGCGCGATTCGTCAATTTTGTAATTGAGAGAAATAGTTTTCATCAGGTCGTCTGTGATAAAATCAAGGAACTCTTTCTGGTGCAGGGTGAATTTATCAACGCGCGTTTCGTTTGCGTTGCCGTCTATACTGTATTCATATCCGTGAGTAACGAATATAACCGGAGAAGCTTCACCCTCATTTATCATGTTCCACATTATAGGGATAAGTTCCATCCAGTATATCTCATCTGTAATAAAGAATACGGGATATTCCTTGTTCTCGTCGTAATTCGGCGGTGTGATTATATGTACAAGGAACGGCGTGTCCAGCTGTTCGTCATAAATTGCAAGTTCATGAAAGCTGTCCTGTATTTTTCTTACACTTACTAATTCGTCTGGGTCAAGGCAATAACGGTTTCTGCCGAATTTACCGAGACTGAAACACTTTTCGGGATCAAGGAGCGTGAATTCGCGGAAGCTTGACCGCTCCTTTTCCTTGTCGGTCATATTATCCGAGCAGATAAGCCCGTCATAGTATTCAACTGTGGGCTTGGTCGCCTTTTCGGTAGTGGGTTCGGTCACGGCTTCTGTTGTGGTCTCGGAAGCTGCTGCTTCGGTAGTTGTCTGTTCTGTGAGTGCAGGGGCAGGTTCACTTTTGCTACATGAAGCGAAAGATACAGTAAGTAAGCTGCCGAGAATAAGTGCTGTGAATTTTTTCATTTTATTGGTTTCTCCTTTATATTTATGCTTCGGGCGGAAAGTTCTGCTTTAGATAGTCCTTCAGCATATCTTCCACATAATTGGTGTGATAGCCATCTTCATAGATTATAAGCTCCGTATTAACGCCACGAGCATTCAGCCTTTCGTACAGAGACTTTGATTCCTCTGGGATAGTTGCTAGCTCTGGGGCATTGAATTTGTATATTTCCTTTTCACCAGCACATATGAACACTTTTTTGTCCATAGACTCGTTTCGTTCAAAATAGTCAAATTCTCTTTCATAAGCATGAGGGTCCGAAATGTTTTCTATATCGTATACATTTATGTCATAATGATACGTCCATACCGCCGGACTTGCGATTATGTAATTTGCAAAGGGTTGATACTCATACTTATCTGAATTGCATAGTGCATAATCAGCAAAAAGACCGCCAAGAGAATGGCCAAAGAAAACACTTCTGCCATTGTCTGTTTTGTAATTCAAGGATATAACACTCATAAGGTTGTCAGTTATGAAATCAAGGAGCTTTTTCTGATTTACAGCGAACTCTTTAAATCGCTCAGGATCACTTTCACCGTTTGAATCATAATCATGGCCGAGAGTAACGAATATAACAGGAGCGGCTTCGCCTTTGCTGATAAGCTGCCACATATCAGGTACATTTATCAGCCAATACTGTGCGTCGGTGATCAAAAAAACTGGGTATTCACGATCCTCATCGTAATTTGGCGGTAGTATTATATGGACAAGAAAATTTATGTCCAGTTCCTCGTCGTATAATCTAAGCTCACGAAAGCTGTTCTCAATTTCCTTTATATTTTTGAATTCTTTAGATGCTGTACCACGAGGAATATTGTATGTACTGCGATAGCCTCCTATGTTGAAGGCTTTTTCGGGATAGATCAGCGTAAATTCGCGGAAGCTTGACTTTTCCTTTTCCTTATCAGTCATATTATCCGAGCATATAAGTCCGTCGTAGTACTCAACTGTGGGCTTTGTTGCATTTTCTGTAGTAGGTTCTGTTTGGGGTATATTCTCTGATGTTGTCGTATTTGTAGTCTCTGCTTCCGTTGGCATAACAGGCTCTGAGTTCCGGCTTTTCCCAGCGCAGGAAACTGTTGATACAATTAATGTCAAGGACAGTAGCAGTGTAAGTGCTTTCTTCATAGTTTACTCCTTTCAAAGAGTGAAAAGTATTCGATATATAATGCTAAGATTCAAGCCGTTTCTAATAGTTAATGCATATCATTGATTATACCATATTTAAGCTTCAATTGCAACCTTAGGTTCTCTATTATTCTTGATAACGAAATATATATTGTTTCTATGGTAGTAATTATTATCACCACCATATCACTATTTTCAAGAAAGGAGAGTAACCATGTTCGATAATGAACGCTATCTTACGTGCGGAGTTGATAGCACTATCCCACTCGATTTACAGTTGTTCCTATGGGGCTGTGTTGACAACATGCCTGCTCCAAAGGACTATCTTCAGGTCTTCAAACTAAGTGCGTCAGGTCCTATGCAGGCTATAACCCACAGCTCGGAAGAACCAGAATTCAAAAGGGTGCATCTATTACCGTCGGATTCACCTATAACCAACAAGCTGTACATAATCGATGACGGTTCCCATAGCACTATGTTATTAGCAGAGGAATATTAAAAAGTAATGCCAGGCCTTCGGGCCTGGCTATTGTTGTTTTTACGGAGGTAAATCAAAATGGAAGATAATAACAGAGAAGTTTTATACTGCTCCCACTGCGGAGCAGTAATAGGCGAAGATGAGGATTATGAGACTATCGACGGGGATATAGTATGCACAGACTGCGTAGAACAGCATACTACTACCTGTGACAGGTGTGGGGCTACCATCTGGATTGATGATAGCTACGGCGATGAATGCAGCAATCTTTGCCGTTACTGCTATGAGAATCACTACACTCGCTGCTCCTGCTGTGATGCTCTTTTACGCGAAGATGATGCTTATCATCTTGACGGTTATATCTATTGTCGTGACTGCTACGACGACGAAGTAGATAAAAATAGAAGCATCCATGAATATGGGTTCAAGCCTGAACCAATATTCTACGGAGATGATTCGAACCGATTTTTCGGCGTAGAGCTTGAGATAGACGGTGCGGGCAAGGATAGGGATAATGCCGATGAGATACTGACAATCGCTAATAAGGACGGAGAACACATCTACATCAAGGGCGATGGCAGCCTTGACGACGGCATGGAGATAGTCACTCATCCTATGACATTGAATTACCATAAGAGCTTTTGCTGGCAGGAGATCATGACCAAGGCAATCAGTATGGGCTACAGGAGCCATCAGACCTCGACCTGTGGTCTGCATATCCATGTCAACCGCAGCTGCCTCGGTGAAACAACTGATGAACAGGAATTAGTGATATCTCACATACTGTTTTTCGTTGAGAAGCACTGGGCGGAGATGCTGAAATTCAGCCGTAGAAGCGAGTATTCGATGAGTAGGTGGGCAGCACGCTACGGCTTTGAAAAGACAGGACGTGAAATATTGGATAAAGCTAAGAAAGGAAACAACGGCAGATATGCAGCTGTGAACCTCATGAACTGGGCAACCATAGAGTTCAGGCTTTTCCGTGGTACACTCAAATACAATACGCTGATTGCGGCTTTGGAGTTAGTAAACGCAATATGTGACCTTGCTATCAGTCTTTCAGATGAAGGTATAGCAAATATGTCGTGGAGTGAGTTCGTAGATACGATAAATGAACCTGAGCTTATACAGTACCTGAAAGAACGCAGGCTCTACATAAATGAAGAAATCGAAATACAGGAGGAAGTATAATGAAACCTATAGAAATAATAAAAAAGATACCAACAGGAGGACCTGCTGGAGAAATCATTAAGCTTGTTGCACTTTTCACAGCTACATTGCTGCTCGATCGAGTTGGCGAAATCTTAGAGGATTCCCTCAACCAGAAGAATATACAGCATATTGACGTAAATTATAAGGAGGGCGAATAAGATGTGCAGTTTATTTGGTTGGCTCGATTATCAGGGCATTATCCCCCATAAGGTACTCCGCAAGCTTACACAGGCATTAGCAAACGCTGCTGAAGAACGCGGCACGGACGCTTCCGGAATCAGCTACGTCAATGGCGGTCAGATAGTTATTTATAAGCGCCCGAAAGCGGCTCACAAACTGCACTTCAATCCGCCGGAAGGCACAAGAGCTGTTCTCGGTCACACTCGACTCGCGACGCAGGGTAATGAAAAGAACAATGCGAATAATCACCCATTTTATGGTAACACAGGTGACACAGCCTTTGCCTTTGCCCACAATGGTATACTTTATAATGATAAGGAGCTTCGGAAAGAAAAGCAGCTTCCTGTTACCACGATTGAGACAGATTCGTACATAGCAGTGCAGCTTATCGAGTCTCAGCATAAACTTGACTTCGACTCCCTTAGATACATGGCTGAGGCTGTGTATGGCAGTTTCACGTTCAGTCTGCTTGATGATAATAACTCTCTGTATCTTGTGAAAGGCTCCAATCCGTTATGCTTGCTGCATTTCGCTTCTCTCGGACTATACGTTTATGCAAGTACGGAGAGCATTATGAAGAATGCACTTAAACGTGTCGGACTGCATAAATTCGCTTCTGAACGCATCGAGACTGATGAGGGTGATATCGTCAAAATCGACAAGAACGGCAACATTACACGCTCACAGTTTCAGCCAGCTCCGACATATACTCACTATTCAAGATGTAAGTGGTGGTACGAAGATTACGAAGATTACTTTTCCACATACGAAGAAACACTAGTAGAAATGGCGCACATGTTCGGAGTTGATGAGAATGACGTGATCCTACTCCTCGATTATGGCTATAGCGCAGACGAGGTGGCAGAATTTCTTATGGATAATAGTATGTTCCAAGAGGCTGTCAGGGATGTAAAGTATATGGCCGGTGAAAGTTTATATGAACAGTATTGCGGAGTGTTCTGAAAAGTATAGGTTTTGATACACTCAAAAAACAGGCCAAAATCAGTTTCAAAAGGTGGTATTCTGACTTTTGAAACGTTCCGAAAGTTGCCACCACTTTTTGAGACAGTCAGGAGGTAAAATGGACAACAGGATCTATGGCTATGCCAGAGTATCTTCCACAGGTCAGAACGAGGACAGGCAACTTGAAGCACTCACCAAGTTCGGCGTTCCTGAGCAGAACATCATCATCGACAAGGCTTCCGGAAAGGATACCGAGCGTGAAGGGTATCAGTATCTCAAACGTCAGATACTCCGCAAGGGAGATACACTTGTTATCAAGGAACTGGACAGGCTAAGCAGAAATAAAGCTGACATCAAGCGAGAGCTGGAGCACTTCAAGGATATGGGCGTCAGAGTCAAGATACTAGATATACCCACAACGCTTACTGACTTCCCGCCGCAGCAGGCTTGGGTGCTTGACATGATAAACGCAATATTGATAGAAGTACTCGGTTCGATAGCTGAAAATGAACGCAACAAAATCCGAGCTCGTCAGCGTGAAGGCATAGAAGCTGCTAAGAAGAAAAACGTCCGATTCGGGCGCCCGTCAAAGCCTCTACCTGATAACTGGCATGAGGTAATGGCGGAAGTCCGCTGCGGAAACAAAAGACCTGTGGAGGCGATGCGGGAGCTGGGAATCTCGCGGTCGAATTATTACAGGTTGTGGAAACATTTATAAAGATGAATGAGCCTCCTAATTTGGAGGCTCTTCTCTCTTACTATTCATTATCATCTACCAAGTCTTTGATGAACAAGCTGATATAGTCGCGCTTTCCGTAAAGGACGCGATCGATATAAGCAGTATCATTGCTGCTTCGGTAGAATACAAGATAATTCTTATAGATCAGATATCGGTAACCGCTGAAAATGTCATCTGAGAAGTAGAGAGGCTTGCCTATCTCGGAGTGATCTTTAAGTATATCCGCAGTATCAAGTAGACCATTAACAATGCTTTCTGCAGCTATTGGATTAGCGAGTTTGTCTGAGATATAAGCAAATATCTCATCGAGATCAGCCAAAGCCTTCGGTGAATAAACTACTTGATTCATGTGCGT
Coding sequences:
- a CDS encoding PhzF family phenazine biosynthesis protein; this translates as MKQYIVDAFTDKIFSGNPAAVCVLDNFPSEEIMQSIAAENNLSETAFVIKENNRYHIRWFTSKSEIDFCGHATLATAFVLFNYQEQDSDTLNFYGQIGEFTVCRSDDMIRMEFPAYKLEHIEITDTMIEALGTIPLAAYKDRDILFILRNEDEVRDLQPDMELISKLDGACVAVTAKGSEYDCISRIFAPKYGMNEDPVTGSTHCMIAPYWCKRLNKPNITAFQASKRTGILYCECAGDMVIISGKAALFSVSDIL
- a CDS encoding relaxase/mobilization nuclease domain-containing protein, yielding MEYIKVIKHTNGDDKCLKNVVNYPIGKDQVLKEGFGINPNDSKEAMRQFQSVAKFWDNQDKTPVFHYMTAFTGETAPTAEKAMELTKEIFKDITDSHLAATGTHYKDREWNWYHNHTAVSPTNINDGSMLYADNSTNFALAQNMADVTGQPTKLIIRKEDGTEVEIPKVFVPHDYED
- a CDS encoding alpha/beta hydrolase; the protein is MKKFTALILGSLLTVSFASCSKSEPAPALTEQTTTEAAASETTTEAVTEPTTEKATKPTVEYYDGLICSDNMTDKEKERSSFREFTLLDPEKCFSLGKFGRNRYCLDPDELVSVRKIQDSFHELAIYDEQLDTPFLVHIITPPNYDENKEYPVFFITDEIYWMELIPIMWNMINEGEASPVIFVTHGYEYSIDGNANETRVDKFTLHQKEFLDFITDDLMKTISLNYKIDESRSVLFGHSSGGPFADYALCNSDKYEYQPFKNYIIGSPAFSDSYYDDNPYKGDIDLSIIKDPYAFQREFDYFDRNETMDKNVFICVGEKEDIEVDCGDGDDMVEGSKALYERLKAHGANVELKIYEGCFHTNYIRGMMTDYLKQNFLPNDIT
- a CDS encoding alpha/beta hydrolase; protein product: MPTEAETTNTTTSENIPQTEPTTENATKPTVEYYDGLICSDNMTDKEKEKSSFREFTLIYPEKAFNIGGYRSTYNIPRGTASKEFKNIKEIENSFRELRLYDEELDINFLVHIILPPNYDEDREYPVFLITDAQYWLINVPDMWQLISKGEAAPVIFVTLGHDYDSNGESDPERFKEFAVNQKKLLDFITDNLMSVISLNYKTDNGRSVFFGHSLGGLFADYALCNSDKYEYQPFANYIIASPAVWTYHYDINVYDIENISDPHAYEREFDYFERNESMDKKVFICAGEKEIYKFNAPELATIPEESKSLYERLNARGVNTELIIYEDGYHTNYVEDMLKDYLKQNFPPEA
- a CDS encoding DUF960 domain-containing protein: MFDNERYLTCGVDSTIPLDLQLFLWGCVDNMPAPKDYLQVFKLSASGPMQAITHSSEEPEFKRVHLLPSDSPITNKLYIIDDGSHSTMLLAEEY
- a CDS encoding amidoligase family protein, yielding MEDNNREVLYCSHCGAVIGEDEDYETIDGDIVCTDCVEQHTTTCDRCGATIWIDDSYGDECSNLCRYCYENHYTRCSCCDALLREDDAYHLDGYIYCRDCYDDEVDKNRSIHEYGFKPEPIFYGDDSNRFFGVELEIDGAGKDRDNADEILTIANKDGEHIYIKGDGSLDDGMEIVTHPMTLNYHKSFCWQEIMTKAISMGYRSHQTSTCGLHIHVNRSCLGETTDEQELVISHILFFVEKHWAEMLKFSRRSEYSMSRWAARYGFEKTGREILDKAKKGNNGRYAAVNLMNWATIEFRLFRGTLKYNTLIAALELVNAICDLAISLSDEGIANMSWSEFVDTINEPELIQYLKERRLYINEEIEIQEEV
- a CDS encoding class II glutamine amidotransferase, translating into MCSLFGWLDYQGIIPHKVLRKLTQALANAAEERGTDASGISYVNGGQIVIYKRPKAAHKLHFNPPEGTRAVLGHTRLATQGNEKNNANNHPFYGNTGDTAFAFAHNGILYNDKELRKEKQLPVTTIETDSYIAVQLIESQHKLDFDSLRYMAEAVYGSFTFSLLDDNNSLYLVKGSNPLCLLHFASLGLYVYASTESIMKNALKRVGLHKFASERIETDEGDIVKIDKNGNITRSQFQPAPTYTHYSRCKWWYEDYEDYFSTYEETLVEMAHMFGVDENDVILLLDYGYSADEVAEFLMDNSMFQEAVRDVKYMAGESLYEQYCGVF
- a CDS encoding recombinase family protein; protein product: MDNRIYGYARVSSTGQNEDRQLEALTKFGVPEQNIIIDKASGKDTEREGYQYLKRQILRKGDTLVIKELDRLSRNKADIKRELEHFKDMGVRVKILDIPTTLTDFPPQQAWVLDMINAILIEVLGSIAENERNKIRARQREGIEAAKKKNVRFGRPSKPLPDNWHEVMAEVRCGNKRPVEAMRELGISRSNYYRLWKHL
- a CDS encoding type II toxin-antitoxin system RelE/ParE family toxin, with the protein product MNQVVYSPKALADLDEIFAYISDKLANPIAAESIVNGLLDTADILKDHSEIGKPLYFSDDIFSGYRYLIYKNYLVFYRSSNDTAYIDRVLYGKRDYISLFIKDLVDDNE